Proteins from one Actinopolymorpha sp. NPDC004070 genomic window:
- a CDS encoding C1 family peptidase: protein MPVHQPLDLTDLDRMLTGAGTSWEMARNPMTALSESERAGRVRVPLPRPRAAGAGPGGRRGTVPATRVPPAPRSGDGPTGAGGDADDAGHFDLRDVGGVDYTTPVKDQGPCGSCAAFATLAAVEHVARFTRRMPDLPLDLSEAHAFHGYGRSDGAGADTGWWPGRLLPSVTEYGVAFEDCFPYSPNDADDAGLDPGWLDRRVRVTGFTRIGAGPGAIKEHLRTYGAVIACLVVYQDFFSYRSGVYRHLSGAATGGHCVVLVGYDDAQQCWIAKNSWGTGWGEQGFFRIGYGECDIESYPGPGGAEVYGITGVTLRALLPEMTVLALWAGEDDTHVWVYGADRGWLSLDGADMASEHPLLAELATSQALGRPVRLFEDDGRITSLHPS from the coding sequence ATGCCTGTTCACCAGCCCCTCGACCTGACCGACCTCGATCGGATGCTGACCGGAGCCGGCACGTCCTGGGAGATGGCGCGCAACCCGATGACGGCACTGTCGGAGAGCGAGCGCGCCGGTCGGGTTCGCGTCCCGCTGCCGAGGCCCCGTGCGGCCGGGGCCGGGCCGGGCGGGCGCCGGGGCACCGTGCCGGCGACGCGCGTCCCTCCGGCTCCGCGCTCCGGGGACGGGCCGACCGGAGCGGGCGGCGACGCCGACGACGCGGGCCACTTCGACCTACGTGACGTGGGCGGCGTCGACTACACCACTCCGGTCAAGGACCAGGGACCCTGCGGCAGCTGTGCGGCGTTCGCGACGCTCGCGGCCGTCGAGCACGTCGCGCGGTTCACCAGGCGGATGCCCGACCTGCCGCTGGATCTGTCCGAGGCACACGCGTTCCACGGTTACGGCCGGTCCGACGGCGCGGGCGCGGACACCGGATGGTGGCCGGGCCGGCTGCTGCCGTCGGTGACGGAGTACGGCGTGGCGTTCGAGGACTGCTTTCCGTACTCCCCGAACGACGCCGACGACGCGGGCCTGGACCCCGGCTGGCTCGACCGGCGGGTGCGGGTCACCGGCTTCACCCGGATCGGCGCCGGCCCGGGTGCGATCAAGGAGCATCTGCGCACCTACGGCGCCGTCATCGCGTGCCTCGTGGTGTACCAGGACTTCTTCAGCTACCGGTCGGGTGTCTACCGGCACCTGTCCGGTGCGGCGACCGGCGGTCACTGCGTCGTACTGGTCGGCTACGACGACGCCCAACAGTGCTGGATCGCCAAGAACAGCTGGGGAACCGGCTGGGGCGAGCAGGGATTCTTCCGGATCGGCTACGGCGAGTGCGACATCGAGTCCTACCCCGGTCCCGGTGGTGCCGAGGTCTACGGCATCACCGGCGTCACCCTGCGCGCCCTGCTACCGGAGATGACGGTCCTCGCCCTGTGGGCGGGCGAGGACGACACCCACGTGTGGGTGTACGGCGCCGACCGCGGCTGGCTCAGCCTCGACGGAGCCGACATGGCGTCGGAGCACCCGCTGCTGGCGGAGCTCGCGACGTCCCAGGCCCTCGGGCGGCCGGTCCGGTTGTTCGAGGACGACGGACGCATCACCTCGCTCCATCCTTCGTGA
- the thyX gene encoding FAD-dependent thymidylate synthase: protein MGGATAATDVDARTDDQAVTGERSEPVAAEADGAEAEFRDDVSVELVRSAARDADVLFAARVSTKGEQSLDDVEADAERSRGLINYLMRSRHGSPFEHNSMTFYVHAPIFVFRELMRHRIASYNEESGRYRELRPVFYVPGPERRLVQEGKPGHYQFVSGTPEQHALVERETREQCTRAYASYQRMLAAGVAREVARIVLPLTIYSSAYVTVNARSLMNILSLRTNREESAVPSYPQREIEMVAERMEAAWAGLMPLSHAAFVRNGRVSP, encoded by the coding sequence ATGGGTGGTGCGACGGCGGCGACCGACGTGGACGCACGGACGGATGACCAGGCCGTGACGGGGGAGAGGAGCGAGCCGGTGGCCGCAGAAGCCGACGGCGCGGAGGCGGAGTTCCGCGACGACGTGTCGGTCGAGCTGGTCCGGTCGGCCGCCCGCGACGCCGACGTGCTCTTCGCGGCCCGGGTGTCGACCAAGGGCGAGCAGTCCCTGGACGACGTGGAGGCCGACGCCGAGCGGTCCCGCGGCCTGATCAACTACCTCATGCGGTCCCGGCACGGCAGCCCCTTCGAGCACAACTCGATGACCTTCTACGTGCACGCGCCGATCTTCGTCTTCCGCGAGCTGATGCGGCACCGGATCGCCTCCTATAACGAGGAGTCCGGGCGTTACCGCGAGCTGCGGCCGGTGTTCTACGTCCCCGGTCCCGAGCGCAGGCTGGTGCAGGAGGGCAAGCCCGGCCACTACCAGTTCGTGTCCGGCACTCCGGAGCAGCACGCGCTGGTCGAACGCGAGACCCGCGAGCAGTGCACCCGGGCCTACGCGTCCTACCAGCGCATGCTCGCGGCGGGCGTCGCCCGCGAGGTGGCCAGGATCGTGTTGCCGCTCACGATCTACTCCTCGGCCTACGTCACCGTCAACGCCCGCTCGCTGATGAACATCCTGTCGCTGCGCACCAACCGGGAGGAGTCCGCGGTCCCGTCCTACCCGCAGCGCGAGATCGAGATGGTGGCGGAGCGGATGGAGGCGGCCTGGGCGGGGTTGATGCCACTCAGCCACGCGGCCTTCGTCCGCAACGGCCGGGTGTCCCCCTGA
- the thrS gene encoding threonine--tRNA ligase codes for MYESQSRPKSLDQVHDVPGEPVEPFEPGQPGAPGESRQDEPVDHRRLGRDLDIFTGDELVGAGFPLWLPDGAAVVAELERYVLDLERRQGYRHVRTPAVGKRALYERSGHWQHFGPDMFPPFRVGGEDLVLRPVLCPHHALVYRSRLRSHRELPLRIGEVGSMYRMERSGVVGGLTRVRGITLNDAHIFCPPEEAAREAVRALAMIDEAYDVLGIRAAYHRLSLPGPPEEGKSYAGEPSMWERAEAILRDALDQHGVRVREVRGEAAFYGPKIDVQVYDAHGREFTLSTVQVDLFQPERFDLEYVAPDGSRRRPAMVHRSVLASMERMMAYLLEAHAGALPPWLAPVQVLVLPVSPEQAEAARAVAQRAEGAGLRVDVDDRDESLGARVRAARPRRVPYLAVVGGREAEAGTVAVRLRDDRRLPAMPVDAFVDAVASVVADRRLDLGLTD; via the coding sequence ATGTACGAATCCCAGTCCCGGCCGAAGTCACTCGACCAGGTTCACGACGTTCCCGGCGAACCGGTCGAACCGTTCGAACCCGGACAACCCGGCGCGCCCGGTGAGTCCCGGCAGGACGAACCGGTCGACCACCGCCGGCTCGGCCGCGACCTCGACATCTTCACCGGCGACGAACTCGTCGGCGCCGGCTTCCCGCTCTGGCTGCCCGACGGCGCCGCCGTCGTCGCCGAACTCGAGCGCTACGTCCTCGACCTGGAACGCCGCCAGGGCTACCGGCACGTGCGTACCCCCGCCGTGGGCAAGCGCGCGCTGTACGAACGCTCCGGACACTGGCAGCACTTCGGGCCGGACATGTTCCCGCCCTTCCGGGTGGGCGGTGAGGACCTCGTCCTGCGGCCCGTGTTGTGCCCGCACCACGCCCTGGTCTACCGCTCCCGGCTGCGCAGCCACCGGGAGCTGCCGCTGCGGATCGGCGAGGTCGGGTCGATGTACCGGATGGAGCGGTCCGGGGTGGTGGGCGGCCTCACCAGGGTGCGGGGCATCACCCTGAACGACGCGCACATCTTCTGCCCGCCGGAGGAGGCCGCGCGGGAGGCGGTGCGGGCGCTGGCGATGATCGACGAAGCGTACGACGTGCTCGGCATCCGCGCGGCGTACCACCGGCTGTCCCTGCCCGGCCCGCCCGAGGAGGGCAAGTCCTACGCGGGCGAGCCGTCGATGTGGGAGCGGGCCGAGGCGATCCTGCGGGACGCGCTGGACCAGCACGGCGTGCGGGTGCGCGAGGTGCGGGGCGAGGCGGCGTTCTACGGCCCGAAGATCGACGTCCAGGTGTACGACGCGCACGGGCGGGAGTTCACCTTGTCGACCGTGCAGGTGGACCTCTTCCAGCCGGAGCGGTTCGACCTGGAGTACGTCGCTCCCGACGGCAGCCGGCGCCGGCCGGCGATGGTGCACCGGAGCGTGCTGGCGTCGATGGAACGCATGATGGCCTACCTGCTGGAGGCGCACGCCGGTGCACTCCCGCCGTGGCTCGCGCCGGTGCAGGTGCTCGTCCTCCCGGTGAGCCCGGAACAGGCGGAGGCGGCCCGGGCGGTGGCGCAGCGGGCCGAGGGGGCGGGCCTGCGGGTGGACGTGGACGACCGCGACGAGAGCCTGGGCGCGCGGGTGCGGGCCGCTCGCCCGCGCCGGGTGCCTTACCTCGCGGTGGTCGGCGGGCGGGAGGCCGAGGCAGGCACCGTGGCGGTCCGGCTGCGGGACGACCGCCGGCTACCGGCGATGCCGGTCGACGCCTTCGTCGACGCCGTGGCGTCGGTCGTCGCCGACCGGCGCCTCGACCTCGGGCTCACCGACTGA
- the dapA gene encoding 4-hydroxy-tetrahydrodipicolinate synthase, translating to MAPSSTPAEAPRAPLGRVLTAMVTPFTAGGDLDLPAAQRLASHLVDSGNDGLVVSGTTGESPTTSEAEKDALLRAVVEAVGDRATVLAGTGTNDTRHAVELSVQAEKAGAHGLLVVTPYYNKPPQEGLLAHFSTVADSTGLPVMLYDIPGRTGTAIATETLIRLAEHDRIVAVKDAKGDIAGTTAVLARSDLAYYSGSDEWNLALLATGAVGVVSVVAHVAAREYADMLAAVDAGDLASARAIDRRLVPAFQAIMTRTQGAIMAKAALEVLGVLPGRTVRPPLVPATEDQIRGLEADLRAAGLTS from the coding sequence ATGGCTCCCAGCTCAACGCCAGCCGAGGCGCCCCGCGCCCCCCTCGGCCGCGTCCTCACCGCGATGGTCACGCCGTTCACCGCCGGTGGCGACCTCGACCTTCCCGCCGCGCAGCGCCTGGCCTCCCACCTGGTCGACTCCGGCAACGACGGCCTGGTGGTCAGTGGCACCACCGGAGAGTCGCCCACCACCAGCGAAGCCGAGAAGGACGCGCTGCTGCGGGCGGTCGTGGAGGCGGTCGGCGACCGGGCGACCGTCCTCGCCGGTACCGGCACCAACGACACCCGGCACGCGGTCGAGCTGTCGGTCCAGGCCGAGAAGGCCGGCGCGCACGGCCTGCTCGTGGTGACGCCGTACTACAACAAGCCCCCGCAGGAAGGCCTGCTGGCGCACTTCAGCACCGTCGCCGACTCCACCGGCCTGCCGGTGATGCTGTACGACATCCCGGGCCGCACCGGCACCGCGATCGCGACCGAGACGCTGATCCGGCTCGCCGAGCACGACCGGATCGTCGCGGTGAAGGACGCGAAGGGCGACATCGCCGGCACCACCGCCGTGCTGGCGCGCTCCGATCTCGCCTACTACAGCGGGTCCGACGAGTGGAACCTCGCCCTGCTGGCGACCGGCGCCGTCGGCGTGGTGAGCGTCGTCGCGCACGTCGCGGCCAGGGAGTACGCCGACATGCTTGCCGCCGTCGACGCGGGTGATCTCGCGTCGGCCCGGGCGATCGACCGCCGCCTGGTCCCGGCGTTCCAGGCGATCATGACCCGAACCCAAGGAGCGATCATGGCCAAGGCCGCGCTCGAAGTGCTGGGCGTCCTGCCCGGCCGTACTGTCCGACCTCCGCTGGTTCCCGCCACGGAGGACCAGATCCGGGGTCTGGAAGCCGACCTGCGGGCGGCTGGACTCACCTCATGA
- a CDS encoding ribonuclease J: MSHPHPDLGAPAQLPPGALRVTPLGGLGEIGRNMTVFEHDGRLLIVDCGVLFPEDKHPGVDLILPDFEPIRHRLDDIEALVLTHGHEDHIGAVPYLLRERPDIPVVGSQLTLALLDGKLREHRLKDVPHHVVRERQRTRFGPFDLEFVSVNHSIPDALAVAIRTGAGTVLHTGDFKMDQLPLDRRLTDLRAFARLGEEGVDLFLVDSTNAEMPGFTVSERDITPTIDRVFARADRRIIVACFASHVHRVQQVMDAAVEHGRKVAYVGRSMVRNMGIASDLGFLRVPPNTVIDVREVDKYEPNEVVLISTGSQGEPLSALSRIAARDHPQIRIEVGDTVVLASSLIPGNENAVYRVINGLSRWGANVVHKGNALVHVSGHASAGELLYCYNIIRPRNVMPVHGEIRHMRANADLAVSTGVPRERVVLAEDGVVVDLIDGVARIAGKVDCGYVYVDGSTVGDITETSLKDRRILGEEGFISVIVVVDSVTGKVTGGPEIKARGFAEDDSVFDPVLEKISDALDRAGRDGVDDTYQLQQLIRRTIGKWVSDTHRRRPMIIPVVVEV; encoded by the coding sequence ATGAGCCACCCGCACCCCGATCTCGGCGCCCCTGCCCAGCTTCCTCCCGGCGCGCTCCGCGTCACCCCTCTCGGCGGTCTCGGCGAGATCGGCCGCAACATGACGGTCTTCGAGCACGACGGCCGGCTGCTGATCGTCGACTGCGGCGTGCTCTTCCCCGAGGACAAGCACCCCGGCGTCGACCTGATCCTGCCCGACTTCGAGCCGATCCGGCACCGCCTGGACGACATCGAGGCGCTCGTCCTCACCCACGGGCACGAGGACCACATCGGCGCCGTGCCGTACCTCCTGCGCGAGCGTCCCGACATCCCGGTCGTCGGTTCCCAGCTCACCCTGGCGCTGCTGGACGGCAAGCTGCGCGAGCACCGGCTGAAGGACGTACCGCACCACGTCGTCCGCGAACGCCAGCGGACCCGGTTCGGCCCGTTCGACCTGGAGTTCGTGTCGGTCAACCACTCGATCCCGGACGCGCTGGCGGTGGCCATCCGCACCGGCGCGGGGACCGTCCTGCACACCGGTGACTTCAAGATGGACCAGCTTCCGCTGGACCGCAGGCTCACCGACCTGCGGGCGTTCGCCCGGCTCGGCGAGGAGGGCGTCGACCTCTTCCTGGTCGACTCCACCAACGCCGAGATGCCCGGCTTCACTGTCTCCGAGCGCGACATCACCCCCACGATCGACCGGGTGTTCGCCCGGGCCGACCGCCGGATCATCGTCGCCTGCTTCGCCTCGCACGTGCACCGCGTCCAGCAGGTGATGGACGCCGCCGTCGAGCACGGCCGCAAGGTGGCCTACGTCGGGCGGTCGATGGTCCGCAACATGGGTATCGCCAGCGACCTGGGGTTCCTGCGGGTGCCGCCGAACACCGTGATCGACGTACGCGAGGTGGACAAGTACGAGCCCAACGAGGTTGTACTGATCTCCACCGGTTCGCAGGGCGAGCCGCTGTCGGCGCTGTCCCGCATCGCCGCCCGCGACCACCCGCAGATCCGGATCGAGGTCGGCGACACGGTCGTACTGGCGTCGTCGCTGATCCCCGGCAACGAGAACGCCGTCTACCGCGTGATCAACGGGCTGTCGCGGTGGGGCGCCAACGTGGTGCACAAGGGGAACGCGCTCGTGCACGTGTCCGGTCACGCGTCCGCAGGTGAGCTGCTGTACTGCTACAACATCATCCGCCCCCGCAACGTCATGCCGGTGCACGGCGAGATCCGGCACATGCGCGCCAACGCCGACCTCGCGGTGTCCACCGGGGTGCCGCGCGAACGCGTCGTGCTCGCCGAGGACGGAGTGGTGGTCGACCTGATCGACGGTGTCGCCAGGATCGCCGGGAAGGTCGACTGCGGCTACGTCTACGTCGACGGCTCGACCGTGGGCGACATCACCGAGACGTCTCTGAAGGACCGCCGCATCCTCGGCGAGGAGGGCTTCATCTCCGTCATCGTGGTGGTCGACTCGGTGACCGGGAAGGTGACCGGGGGACCGGAGATCAAGGCCCGTGGCTTCGCCGAGGACGACTCGGTCTTCGATCCGGTGCTGGAGAAGATCTCCGACGCGCTGGACCGGGCCGGCCGCGACGGCGTGGACGACACCTATCAGCTGCAGCAGCTGATCCGGCGCACCATCGGCAAGTGGGTGAGTGACACCCACCGCCGCCGGCCGATGATCATTCCGGTGGTCGTGGAGGTCTGA
- a CDS encoding dihydrodipicolinate synthase family protein — MTSSPRSPGNPAPGAATAVAQVRDLLRGGLVAATLTPFHPDGTVARSAVAPYAAALTDGGARGLAVGAHTGRGVHLPADDLTYLVRESAQATGAPVVAGLSLPTGAGNPDELVALGARLRDAGARALLVSPVPYADRAATVDLHVRLGEEVGLPLVAFVLYERASRLQYDVGTLAELLALPWVCGVKLALLDDAMACQDLLEVTTATAPDALVFTGEDRMYGPSLMWGAQAALLGIAAALPAWSAAVLDTWTRGDLAEFVRASERLDALARLTFREPMEGYVQRMAWVAAWQGLLPADVAFDPYAPVLPAGERASLLKQLEALAG; from the coding sequence ATGACCAGCAGTCCGAGATCGCCCGGAAACCCGGCGCCCGGCGCGGCCACGGCCGTCGCACAGGTGCGCGACCTGCTGCGCGGCGGGCTCGTCGCCGCGACACTCACGCCGTTCCACCCCGACGGCACCGTGGCCCGCTCGGCCGTCGCGCCGTACGCCGCCGCGCTCACCGACGGAGGCGCGCGTGGCCTCGCGGTCGGCGCGCACACCGGCCGCGGTGTCCACCTCCCCGCCGACGACCTGACCTACCTGGTCCGCGAGAGCGCACAGGCCACCGGGGCGCCCGTCGTGGCCGGTCTGTCGTTGCCGACCGGCGCCGGCAACCCGGACGAACTCGTCGCCCTCGGCGCCCGGCTGCGTGACGCCGGCGCCCGGGCGCTGCTGGTGTCCCCCGTGCCGTACGCCGACCGGGCCGCGACCGTCGACCTGCACGTCCGGCTCGGCGAGGAGGTCGGTCTCCCGCTGGTGGCGTTCGTGTTGTACGAGCGCGCGAGCCGCCTGCAGTACGACGTGGGTACGCTCGCTGAGCTCCTCGCGCTGCCGTGGGTGTGCGGTGTCAAGCTGGCCTTGCTGGACGACGCGATGGCCTGTCAGGACCTGCTCGAGGTGACCACCGCCACGGCCCCGGACGCGCTGGTGTTCACCGGCGAGGACCGGATGTACGGCCCGTCGCTGATGTGGGGAGCCCAGGCCGCGCTGCTCGGGATCGCCGCCGCGCTGCCCGCGTGGTCGGCCGCCGTCCTGGACACCTGGACGCGCGGCGACCTCGCGGAGTTCGTCCGCGCTTCCGAGAGGCTGGACGCCCTTGCCCGGTTGACGTTCCGGGAACCGATGGAGGGCTACGTCCAGCGGATGGCCTGGGTGGCGGCATGGCAGGGCCTGCTGCCCGCCGACGTCGCGTTCGACCCGTACGCCCCGGTGCTGCCCGCCGGTGAACGCGCCTCCCTGCTCAAGCAGCTGGAAGCCCTCGCCGGCTGA
- a CDS encoding dihydrodipicolinate synthase family protein, translated as MAATLPAAQARLIADGCVIPAHPLALTADRTFDERRQRALTRYYAAAGAGGVAVGVHTTQFTIRSAGLLEPVLDLTRETLDEAVAGRPFLRVAGAVGDVRQAVREAELAARLGYHAVLLGPAGPDLDEQDLLLRAKAVGEVLPVFGFYLQEAVGGRYLSRQFWRELADLPCVVAAKLAPFDRYRTMEAVRGIAEADRGGEVALYTGNDDTIVTDLLAPISAQVGGQVVQRRIVGGLLGQWAVWTQRAVRMLEQVRRAWAGDDGELRALLAESTRLTEANAAVFDATGGFAGCIAGVHEVLRRQGLLAGTWCLDPHERLSPGQAEEIARVCAAYPELTDDEFVAEHLDDWLR; from the coding sequence ATGGCAGCAACTCTCCCGGCCGCGCAGGCGCGGTTGATCGCCGACGGCTGCGTGATTCCGGCGCACCCGCTGGCCCTCACCGCCGACCGGACCTTCGACGAACGCCGCCAGCGCGCCCTCACCCGCTACTACGCCGCGGCGGGCGCGGGCGGGGTGGCGGTCGGCGTCCACACCACGCAGTTCACGATCAGGTCCGCCGGCCTGCTCGAACCCGTCCTCGACCTGACCCGGGAGACACTCGACGAGGCGGTCGCCGGCCGGCCGTTCCTGCGCGTCGCCGGCGCCGTCGGCGACGTACGCCAGGCGGTGCGCGAGGCCGAGCTCGCCGCCCGGCTCGGCTACCACGCCGTCCTCCTCGGCCCGGCCGGTCCCGACCTGGACGAACAGGACCTCCTGCTGCGGGCCAAGGCCGTCGGCGAGGTGCTGCCGGTGTTCGGGTTCTACCTGCAGGAGGCCGTGGGTGGGAGGTACCTCTCCCGGCAGTTCTGGCGGGAGCTCGCCGACCTGCCGTGCGTGGTGGCCGCCAAGCTCGCGCCGTTCGACCGCTACCGCACGATGGAGGCCGTACGCGGGATCGCCGAGGCCGACCGGGGCGGCGAGGTCGCGCTCTACACCGGCAACGACGACACCATCGTCACCGACCTGCTGGCGCCGATCTCGGCACAGGTCGGTGGCCAGGTGGTGCAGCGCCGCATCGTCGGCGGGCTGCTCGGGCAGTGGGCGGTGTGGACCCAGCGGGCGGTGCGGATGCTGGAGCAGGTACGCCGGGCCTGGGCCGGCGACGACGGCGAGCTGCGGGCGCTACTGGCGGAAAGCACCCGGCTGACCGAGGCCAACGCCGCGGTGTTCGACGCCACCGGCGGCTTCGCCGGCTGCATCGCGGGCGTGCACGAGGTGCTTCGGCGACAGGGTCTGCTGGCCGGGACCTGGTGCCTCGATCCGCACGAACGCCTCTCCCCCGGCCAGGCCGAGGAGATCGCCCGGGTCTGCGCCGCCTACCCCGAGCTCACCGACGACGAGTTCGTCGCCGAGCACCTGGACGACTGGTTGCGCTGA
- a CDS encoding NAD-dependent epimerase/dehydratase family protein has product MFESDDDLERRLAEPPPRLVTDLAELTGDLVVLGAGGKMGPSLCHLARRGLDAAGRTDVDVIAVSRWSDREVEKRLRDRGVRTVSFDLSPDADLTDLPDAGNVVYMVGAKFGSSADPAQTWAVNAFLPVAVARRYADARIAAFSTGNVYPLVPVTAGGCTESDPPDPVGEYAMSCLGRERAFAYASSRHGTRVALLRLNYAVDLRYGVLADIARSVRAGEPVDVTTGHVNVVWQAYANEVALRSLLHASSPALTLNLTGPETLSVRRVAARFGELFGVEPHYSGTEAPTALLSDASRCHALFGYPEISAGALVEAQAAWVAAGGTLWDKPTKFQRRDGRF; this is encoded by the coding sequence GTGTTCGAGTCCGACGACGACCTGGAACGGCGGTTGGCCGAACCCCCACCGCGGTTGGTCACCGACCTCGCCGAGCTGACCGGCGACCTGGTGGTGCTCGGCGCCGGCGGCAAGATGGGCCCGAGCCTGTGCCACCTCGCCCGGCGCGGCCTGGACGCCGCGGGACGCACCGACGTCGACGTGATCGCGGTGTCCCGCTGGAGCGACCGCGAGGTCGAGAAGCGGCTGCGCGACCGCGGTGTCCGTACGGTCTCCTTCGACCTGTCCCCCGACGCCGACCTCACCGACCTGCCCGACGCGGGCAACGTCGTCTACATGGTGGGCGCGAAGTTCGGCTCCTCCGCCGATCCCGCGCAGACGTGGGCGGTCAACGCGTTCCTGCCGGTGGCGGTCGCCCGCCGCTACGCGGATGCGCGGATCGCGGCGTTCTCCACCGGCAACGTCTATCCGCTGGTCCCGGTCACCGCCGGCGGGTGCACCGAGTCCGACCCGCCTGACCCGGTGGGCGAGTACGCCATGTCGTGCCTGGGCCGCGAGCGCGCGTTCGCCTACGCCAGTTCCCGGCACGGCACCAGGGTGGCCCTGCTCCGGCTCAACTACGCGGTCGACCTGCGCTACGGCGTCCTCGCCGACATCGCCCGCTCGGTGCGGGCCGGTGAGCCGGTCGACGTCACCACCGGGCACGTCAACGTCGTCTGGCAGGCGTACGCCAACGAGGTCGCCCTCCGGTCGCTGCTCCACGCGTCCAGCCCCGCACTCACCCTCAACCTGACCGGGCCGGAAACCCTGTCCGTACGCCGGGTCGCGGCGAGGTTCGGCGAACTGTTCGGCGTCGAGCCGCACTACTCCGGCACCGAGGCGCCCACCGCGCTGCTGTCGGACGCGTCCCGCTGCCACGCGCTGTTCGGCTACCCCGAGATCTCCGCCGGCGCGCTGGTCGAGGCGCAGGCGGCGTGGGTCGCCGCGGGCGGCACGCTGTGGGACAAGCCGACGAAGTTCCAGCGACGGGACGGACGGTTCTGA